The following coding sequences are from one Arachis hypogaea cultivar Tifrunner chromosome 7, arahy.Tifrunner.gnm2.J5K5, whole genome shotgun sequence window:
- the LOC112701936 gene encoding GDP-L-galactose phosphorylase 1 has protein sequence MLRIKRVPTVVSNYQKEEGGEATRPVGGCGRNCLKSCCIQEAKLPLYAFKRLQKAKGKDLALQECGEPPVAFLDSLILGEWEERMQRGLFRYDVTACETKVIPGEYGFIAQLNEGRHLKKRPTEFRVDKVLQPFDQNKFNFTKVGQEELLFQFESSDDGEVQFFPNAPIDVDNSPSLVAINVSPIEYGHVLLIPRIFECLPQRIDHESFLLALHMAAEAGNPYFRLGYNSLGAFATINHLHFQAYYLAAPFPIEKAPTKKIAKSNAGVKISELLKYPVRGLVFEGGDTLEDLANIVSDACICLQNNNIPYNVLIADCGKQVFLLPQCYAEKQALGEVDAELLDTQVNPAVWEISGHMVLKRKKDYEEASEANAWRLLAEVSLSEARFEEVNALIFEAIASFELEVKAETSEEEVNAAKSKARPAKAMVAGTQECLVLQ, from the exons atgtTGAGAATTAAGAGGGTTCCTACTGTTGTTTCTAATTATCAAAAAGAGGAGGGTGGAGAGGCTACTCGCCCTGTTGGAGGATGCGGTCGTAACTGCCTCAAAAGCTGCTGCATTCAAG AGGCAAAGCTTCCTTTGTATGCCTTCAAAAGGCTTCAGAAAGCTAAAGGGAAGGACTTGGCACTCCAAGAATGTGGGGAGCCACCTGTGGCCTTCTTGGATTCACTTATTCTTGGGGAG TGGGAAGAACGTATGCAGAGAGGGCTTTTCCGGTATGATGTTACTGCCTGCGAAACCAAG GTGATTCCGGGCGAGTACGGCTTCATTGCACAGCTGAACGAGGGACGCCACCTCAAGAAGAGGCCGACTGAGTTCCGTGTCGACAAGGTCCTGCAGCCTTTTGATCAGAACAAGTTCAACTTCACTAAAGTTGGCCAAGAAGAGCTCCTCTTCCAATTCGAGTCCAGCGACGATGGGGAAGTCCAGTTCTTTCCAAATGCTCCAATTGATGTTGACAATTCTCCTAGCCTTGTTGCTATCAAT GTGAGTCCTATTGAGTATGGGCATGTGCTACTGATTCCCCGGATTTTCGAGTGCTTGCCCCAAAGGATTGATCATGAGAGCTTCTTGCTTGCACTTCACATGGCAGCAGAAGCTGGAAATCCATATTTCCGTCTGGGTTACAACAGCTTGGGCGCTTTCGCCACTATTAACCATCTTCATTTCCAG GCTTATTACTTGGCTGCACCCTTTCCAATTGAGAAGGCTCCAACTAAGAAAATTGCCAAATCGAACGCCGGCGTGAAGATCTCTGAACTCCTGAAGTATCCTGTTAGAGGTCTCGTCTTTGAGGGTGGTGATACACTGGAAGATTTGGCGAACATTGTTTCGGATGCTTGCATTTGCCTTCAGAACAACAACATACCTTACAATGTTCTTATTGCTGATTGTGGAAAACAAGTCTTTCTGTTGCCACAG TGTTATGCAGAGAAACAAGCTCTTGGAGAAGTGGATGCTGAGCTTCTTGACACCCAAGTGAACCCTGCCGTGTGGGAGATTAGCGGCCACATGGTTCTGAAGAGGAAGAAGGATTACGAAGAGGCATCCGAAGCCAATGCTTGGAGGCTTCTCGCAGAGGTCTCGCTTTCTGAGGCGAGGTTTGAAGAGGTCAATGCTCTTATCTTTGAAGCCATTGCCTCTTTTGAGTTGGAAGTCAAGGCTGAAACCTCCGAGGAGGAAGTCAATGCAGCGAAATCAAAGGCTCGTCCTGCCAAGGCCATGGTGGCTGGTACACAAGAATGCCTTGTTCTTCAGTAA
- the LOC112701940 gene encoding imidazole glycerol phosphate synthase hisHF, chloroplastic isoform X2 — translation MESPPFHFYSASRPTVFLPSYSSSSFLFLHKNPSFIKSSRSTNVSYSRSFSVRASSSSSTSDSVVTLLDYGAGNVRSVRNAIKHLGFDIKDVQTPEDILNASRLIFPGVGAFGNAMDVLNKTGMAEALCAYIEKDRPFLGICLGLQLLFESSEENGPVKGLGLIPGTVGRFDSSNGFRVPHIGWNALHITKDSGILDDVGKRHVYFVHSYRAMPSDNNKEWVSSTCNYGDTFIASIRRGNVHAVQFHPEKSGDVGLSILRRFLYPKSQMTKPGEGKASKLAQRVIACLDVRANDKGDLVVTKGDQYDVRENTNEKEVRNLGKPVELASQYYLDGADEVSFLNITGFRDFPLGDLPMLQVLKYTSENVFVPLTVGGGIRDFTDANGRHYTSLEVASEYFRSGADKISIGSDAVYAAEEYLRTGVKTGKTSLEQISRVYGNQAVVVSIDPRRVYVKNPTDVQFKTIRVSNRGPNGEEYAWYQCTVNGGREGRPIGAYELAKAVEELGAGEILLNCIDCDGQGKGFDIDLVKLISDAVSIPVIASSGAGAAEHFSEVFAKTNASAALAAGIFHRKEVPIQTVKEHLLKEGIEVRI, via the exons ATGGAGTCGCCGCCATTCCATTTCTACTCTGCTTCGCGACCCACCGTCTTTCTCCCTTcatattcttcttcttcgttcCTTTTTCTTCATAAAAATCCTTCATTCATAAAATCCTCACGTTCCACCAATGTCAGCTACTCAAGAAGCTTCTCTGttcgtgcttcttcttcttcttccaccagTGATTCTG TGGTGACTCTGCTTGATTATGGGGCTGGCAATGTTCGAAGCGTTAGGAATGCTATCAAGCACCTTGGTTTTGATATCAAAGAT GTGCAAACTCCAGAAGACATTTTGAATGCTAGCCGGCTTATATTTCCTGGTGTTGGAGCATTCGGCAATGCCATGGATGTCTTGAACAAGACAGG AATGGCTGAAGCATTGTGTGCATATATCGAAAAGGATCGCCCATTTTTAGGGATTTGTCTTGGACTTCAACTACTTTTCGAATCCAGTGAGGAGAATGGACCAG TAAAGGGTCTTGGCCTGATCCCTGGAACTGTTGGGCGATTTGATTCATCAAATGGTTTTAGAGTCCCGCATATTGGCTGGAATGCTTTACACATTACAAAGGACTCGGGAATTTTGGATGATGTTGGAAAACGTCATGTATATTTTGTGCACTCCTACCGTGCCATGCCT TCTGATAACAACAAAGAATGGGTCTCCTCCACCTGCAACTATGGTGATACATTTATAGCATCTATTAGACGAGGAAATGTGCATGCAGTTCAATTCCATCCAGAAAAGAGTGGAG ATGTTGGTCTTTCTATTTTGAGGAGATTTTTGTATCCAAAGTCGCAAATGACAAAG CCTGGTGAAGGGAAAGCCTCAAAACTTGCACAAAGG GTGATTGCTTGTCTCGATGTGAGGGCAAATGATAAGGGAGACCTTGTTGTAACCAAAGGAGACCAGTATGATGTAAGAGAAAACACAAATGAGAAGGAG GTGAGGAATCTTGGAAAACCAGTTGAGCTTGCTAGCCAGTACTATTTAGATGGTGCTGATGAG GTTAGCTTCCTAAATATTACTGGTTTTCGTGACTTCCCTCTTGGCGACTTGCCAATGTTGCAG GTATTGAAATACACATCAGAAAATGTTTTTGTACCCTTGACAGTTGGGGGTGGGATTAGAGATTTTACAGATGCAAATGGCAG GCACTACACTAGTTTGGAAGTTGCCTCAGAATATTTTAGGTCCGGAGCTGATAAGATATCCATTGGAAGTGATGCAGTTTATGCTGCAGAAGAATATCTGAGAACTGGA GTGAAAACTGGAAAGACCAGCTTAGAGCAGATTTCCAGAGTTTACGGAAATCAG GCAGTGGTGGTTAGTATCGATCCTCGTAGGGTGTATGTAAAGAATCCCACAGATGTTCAGTTCAAGACTATAAGGGTGTCAAATCGAG GTCCAAATGGAGAGGAATATGCCTGGTATCAGTGTACA GTAAATGGAGGGCGAGAAGGCCGGCCGATAGGTGCTTATGAGTTAGCGAAAGCAGTTGAAGAACTTGGTGCTGGAGAAATACTACTCAACTGCATAGACTGTGATG GTCAAGGAAAAGGATTTGATATAGATTTAGTTAAGTTGATCTCAGATGCTGTAAGTATCCCGGTGATCGCAAGTAGTGGTGCCGGTGCCGCTGAGCACTTCTCTGAGGTGTTCGCGAAAACAAATGCTTCTGCTGCGCTTGCTGCCGGCATTTTTCACAGAAAGGAG GTGCCTATTCAAACTGTAAAAGAGCATTTGTTGAAGGAAGGTATAGAAGTCCGAATCTGA
- the LOC112701940 gene encoding imidazole glycerol phosphate synthase hisHF, chloroplastic isoform X1, whose product MESPPFHFYSASRPTVFLPSYSSSSFLFLHKNPSFIKSSRSTNVSYSRSFSVRASSSSSTSDSVVTLLDYGAGNVRSVRNAIKHLGFDIKDVQTPEDILNASRLIFPGVGAFGNAMDVLNKTGMAEALCAYIEKDRPFLGICLGLQLLFESSEENGPVKGLGLIPGTVGRFDSSNGFRVPHIGWNALHITKDSGILDDVGKRHVYFVHSYRAMPSDNNKEWVSSTCNYGDTFIASIRRGNVHAVQFHPEKSGDVGLSILRRFLYPKSQMTKKPGEGKASKLAQRVIACLDVRANDKGDLVVTKGDQYDVRENTNEKEVRNLGKPVELASQYYLDGADEVSFLNITGFRDFPLGDLPMLQVLKYTSENVFVPLTVGGGIRDFTDANGRHYTSLEVASEYFRSGADKISIGSDAVYAAEEYLRTGVKTGKTSLEQISRVYGNQAVVVSIDPRRVYVKNPTDVQFKTIRVSNRGPNGEEYAWYQCTVNGGREGRPIGAYELAKAVEELGAGEILLNCIDCDGQGKGFDIDLVKLISDAVSIPVIASSGAGAAEHFSEVFAKTNASAALAAGIFHRKEVPIQTVKEHLLKEGIEVRI is encoded by the exons ATGGAGTCGCCGCCATTCCATTTCTACTCTGCTTCGCGACCCACCGTCTTTCTCCCTTcatattcttcttcttcgttcCTTTTTCTTCATAAAAATCCTTCATTCATAAAATCCTCACGTTCCACCAATGTCAGCTACTCAAGAAGCTTCTCTGttcgtgcttcttcttcttcttccaccagTGATTCTG TGGTGACTCTGCTTGATTATGGGGCTGGCAATGTTCGAAGCGTTAGGAATGCTATCAAGCACCTTGGTTTTGATATCAAAGAT GTGCAAACTCCAGAAGACATTTTGAATGCTAGCCGGCTTATATTTCCTGGTGTTGGAGCATTCGGCAATGCCATGGATGTCTTGAACAAGACAGG AATGGCTGAAGCATTGTGTGCATATATCGAAAAGGATCGCCCATTTTTAGGGATTTGTCTTGGACTTCAACTACTTTTCGAATCCAGTGAGGAGAATGGACCAG TAAAGGGTCTTGGCCTGATCCCTGGAACTGTTGGGCGATTTGATTCATCAAATGGTTTTAGAGTCCCGCATATTGGCTGGAATGCTTTACACATTACAAAGGACTCGGGAATTTTGGATGATGTTGGAAAACGTCATGTATATTTTGTGCACTCCTACCGTGCCATGCCT TCTGATAACAACAAAGAATGGGTCTCCTCCACCTGCAACTATGGTGATACATTTATAGCATCTATTAGACGAGGAAATGTGCATGCAGTTCAATTCCATCCAGAAAAGAGTGGAG ATGTTGGTCTTTCTATTTTGAGGAGATTTTTGTATCCAAAGTCGCAAATGACAAAG AAGCCTGGTGAAGGGAAAGCCTCAAAACTTGCACAAAGG GTGATTGCTTGTCTCGATGTGAGGGCAAATGATAAGGGAGACCTTGTTGTAACCAAAGGAGACCAGTATGATGTAAGAGAAAACACAAATGAGAAGGAG GTGAGGAATCTTGGAAAACCAGTTGAGCTTGCTAGCCAGTACTATTTAGATGGTGCTGATGAG GTTAGCTTCCTAAATATTACTGGTTTTCGTGACTTCCCTCTTGGCGACTTGCCAATGTTGCAG GTATTGAAATACACATCAGAAAATGTTTTTGTACCCTTGACAGTTGGGGGTGGGATTAGAGATTTTACAGATGCAAATGGCAG GCACTACACTAGTTTGGAAGTTGCCTCAGAATATTTTAGGTCCGGAGCTGATAAGATATCCATTGGAAGTGATGCAGTTTATGCTGCAGAAGAATATCTGAGAACTGGA GTGAAAACTGGAAAGACCAGCTTAGAGCAGATTTCCAGAGTTTACGGAAATCAG GCAGTGGTGGTTAGTATCGATCCTCGTAGGGTGTATGTAAAGAATCCCACAGATGTTCAGTTCAAGACTATAAGGGTGTCAAATCGAG GTCCAAATGGAGAGGAATATGCCTGGTATCAGTGTACA GTAAATGGAGGGCGAGAAGGCCGGCCGATAGGTGCTTATGAGTTAGCGAAAGCAGTTGAAGAACTTGGTGCTGGAGAAATACTACTCAACTGCATAGACTGTGATG GTCAAGGAAAAGGATTTGATATAGATTTAGTTAAGTTGATCTCAGATGCTGTAAGTATCCCGGTGATCGCAAGTAGTGGTGCCGGTGCCGCTGAGCACTTCTCTGAGGTGTTCGCGAAAACAAATGCTTCTGCTGCGCTTGCTGCCGGCATTTTTCACAGAAAGGAG GTGCCTATTCAAACTGTAAAAGAGCATTTGTTGAAGGAAGGTATAGAAGTCCGAATCTGA
- the LOC112701942 gene encoding uncharacterized protein, translating to MVIEDSKRFCLFESLNTTMVDEGGNNTVRVANFLKPCAKNTGEATRFPTVSVPPRNGEEVHPAVQFKGWKNPQRKWNDWIEIMAGKYGFMWNQTETNTFVFPWGEATITLEDVMVLGGFSVLGEPVNLPLTGDLVAMEAEMLRLSREMDGGKSRRDQRTWMKFFMEEGQSHDLEHVGFLSLWLSRFVFPSLPYEVIATRVFPIAIRLARGTKLALAPAVLAGIYESLRLLKQQVTSSLGESVKALGLFQLVQLWANERFSIFGSNCPIELKPGEPRAARWHGVISNANGCPISSALKFARSFQWRPYAADLKNWCFVSPYKDNEQFVHVASNSNDELKSFGQCLFANELVGLGGCIEKYMPNRVAMQFGFDQHLPGDFAVMNSNCRENFMFYVPSRAYKPCVSLEYLNWWRASKVNQEKKEGEINGMRLNFKDDESSQIDRIKNVVGDFAGLLSDEKGRVKLAKGTLCNPLDVEAYACSIVGTLSHPIDVDKYM from the exons ATGGTAATAGAAGATTCCAAAAGATTCTGCTTATTCGAGTCTCTGAATacaacaatggttgatgaaggtGGAAACAACACTGTAAGAGTGGCCAATTTCCTCAAGCCATGTGCAAAGAACACCGGCGAAGCCACAAGATTCCCAACGGTTTCTGTGCCGCCGCGTAACGGAGAAGAGGTGCATCCAGCTGTTCAGTTCAAAGGGTGGAAAAATCCTCAGAGGAAATGGAACGATTGGATTGAAATTATGGCGGGAAAATACGGATTCATGTGGAACCAAACAG AGACAaatacttttgtttttccatGGGGTGAAGCCACAATCACCCTTGAAGATGTCATGGTTCTTGGTGGATTTTCGGTCCTTGGCGAGCCGGTGAATCTTCCTCTCACCGGCGATTTGGTTGCGATGGAAGCTGAGATGTTACGGCTTTCGAGGGAAATGGATGGTGGAAAATCAAGGAGAGACCAAAGGACATGGATGAAGTTTTTTATGGAGGAGGGGCAAAGTCATGATCTTGAGCATGTAGGTTTTCTCTCCCTGTGGTTGTCAAGATTCGTGTTTCCCTCGCTTCCCTACGAGGTAATTGCGACGCGTGTCTTTCCAATTGCGATTCGCCTGGCTCGAGGGACAAAATTGGCTCTGGCCCCTGCTGTTCTAGCTGGTATCTATGAGAGTTTGAGGTTGCTTAAGCAACAAGTAACCTCTTCTTTGGGTGAATCCGTGAAGGCTCTAGGCCTATTCCAACTTGTGCAGCTATGGGCTAATGAAAGGTTTTCGATTTTCGGATCAAATTGTCCCATAGAACTAAAGCCAGGGGAGCCTAGAGCTGCAAGGTGGCATGGAGTGATATCGAATGCTAATGGCTGCCCAATTTCGTCAGCTTTGAAATTTGCAAGGAGTTTCCAATGGCGTCCTTATGCTGCTGATTTGAAAAATTGGTGTTTTGTGTCCCCTTACAAGGACAATGAGCAATTTGTTCATGTTGCTTCAAACTCGAACGACGAGTTAAAGTCCTTTGGGCAGTGTTTGTTTGCAAATGAGCTTGTTGGTTTGGGAGGTTGCATTGAGAAGTATATGCCGAACCGGGTTGCAATGCAATTTGGCTTCGATCAACATCTTCCTGGTGATTTTGCTGTTATGAACTCAAATTGCAGggaaaattttatgttttatgttccttcAAGAGCTTACAAGCCTTGTGTGTCATTGGAGTACCTCAACTGGTGGCGAGCATCAAAGGTGAATCAAGAGAAAAAAGAGGGTGAGATCAATGGAATGAGGTTGAACTTCAAGGATGATGAATCTTCTCAGATTGATCGTATAAAAAATGTGGTTGGAGATTTTGCAGGATTGCTTAGTGATGAAAAAGGGAGAGTAAAACTTGCTAAAGGAACTTTATGCAACCCTTTGGATGTTGAAGCCTATGCATGCAGTATTGTAGGCACTTTGTCTCACCCTATTGATGTTGATAAGTACATGTAG
- the LOC112701941 gene encoding dihydrolipoyllysine-residue succinyltransferase component of 2-oxoglutarate dehydrogenase complex 2, mitochondrial, translating into MLGVIRRRVASSSPYPMLLSQSARKFRSGSSAAARVSSIVEKEVSFHSGHYGNVRNFSHMTPGCWVNVKPMREVFCQEATMQTWRRPFSSDSGDNVDVVVPPLAESIADGTLAKFLKRPGDRVAVDEPIAQIETDKVTIDVSSPESGVIVKLLANEGDTVEPGNKIAIISRSADATTHVAPSETTSEKAAPQPTQKTSEEKKAPKAEPAPAKEKPKAPPAPARPAGAQSSPTEPQLPPKERERRVPMTRLRKRVATRLKDSQNTFAMLTTFNEVDMTNLMKLRADYKDAFVEKHGVKLGLMSGFVKAAVNALQHQPIVNAVIDGDDIIYRDYIDISIAVGTPKGLVVPVIRNCDTMNFADIEKQINAFAKKANDGTLSIDEMAGGTLTISNGGVYGSLLSTPIINPPQSAILGMHSIVSRPMVVGGNVVPRPMMYIALTYDHRIIDGREAVFFLRRIKDIVEDPRRLLLDI; encoded by the exons ATGCTCGGTGTCATAAGGCGGAGGGTTGCTTCTAGCAGCCCATATCCCATG cttTTAAGCCAGTCAGCACGGAAATTCCGCTCTGGCTCCTCAGCTGCTGCCAGAGTTTCCTCCATTGTTGAAAAGGAG GTTTCATTTCATTCAGGACACTATGGGAATGTCCGGAACTTCTCTCACATGACACCTG GGTGCTGGGTCAATGTAAAACCTATGAG GGAGGTTTTTTGTCAAGAGGCTACCATGCAAACATGGAGGCGTCCATTTTCATCAGACAGTG GAGATAATGTTGATGTTGTGGTCCCTCCTTTGGCTGAATCTATTGCTGATGGAACCCTGGCAAAATTCTTGAAGA GGCCTGGTGACAGGGTTGCTGTTGATGAACCAATAGCTCAAATTGAAACAGATAAG GTGACAATTGACGTTTCTAGTCCGGAGTCAGGTGTGATTGTGAAG CTTCTAGCCAATGAAGGAGATACAGTTGAGCCAGGTAACAAGATAGCAATTATTTCAAGGTCTGCCGATGCTACTACTCATGTTGCTCCATCCGAGACTACATCTGAGAAAGCTGCTCCTCAGCCAACTCAAAAGACCAGTGAAGAGAAGAAAGCGCCTAAAGCTGAACCAGCACCTGCTAAAGAGAAACCCAAAGCACCCCCTGCTCCAGCGAGGCCTGCTGGTGCACAAAGTTCTCCTACTGAGCCACAGCTTCCCCCTAAGGAAAGGGAAAGACGA GTTCCTATGACAAGGCTTCGTAAACGTGTTGCTACCCGTTTGAAAGATTCCCAAAACACATTTGCCATGTTGACAACATTCAATGAAGTTGATAT GACTAACTTGATGAAACTCCGTGCTGACTACAAGGATGCTTTTGTCGAAAAGCATGGAGTCAAGTTGGGACTTATGTCCGGGTTTGTCAAA GCTGCTGTCAATGCTCTCCAACATCAGCCAATTGTAAATGCAGTCATTGATGGGGATGATATCATATACAGAGATTATATAGATATCAGCATAGCTGTTGGTACACCAAAG GGTCTTGTTGTGCCAGTTATCCGCAATTGTGATACCATGAACTTTGCGGATATAGAGAAGCAGATCAATGCTTTTGCAAAGAAGGCAAATGATGGAACTCTATCAATTGATGAGATGGCTGGAGGCACACTCACAATATCTAATGGTGGTGTTTATGGAAGCCTCTTGAGTACCCCTATCATTAACCCTCCTCAG TCTGCAATCTTGGGCATGCATTCCATAGTGAGCCGTCCTATGGTGGTTGGAGGAAATGTTGTCCCAAGGCCTATGATGTACATTGCTCTAACGTACGACCATAGGATTATTGATGGAAGAGAGGCAGTGTTCTTCTTGCGACGCATCAAGGATATCGTGGAGGATCCTCGCAGGCTTCTGCTCGACATATAA
- the LOC112701946 gene encoding uncharacterized protein: MMTSLKTYISFVLLFAFVLSSHVLTHELLHGDMNDEKSDPLKDLTSDSSVGYKPNGQWGITIGPEPNEEFDDEDFSSGEYNSGHRYGRYGGRGGSGRYNNYPRGGRRGGSDYDDGSDDDDDYSRHQSDYNHRRYRRYSIESVHPQSLNSQNSEMMMKNYYDLDGNKIKHRKTIRPSKFDYGSSTTDEDGVKKGYEEVGKKPLN; the protein is encoded by the exons ATGATGACTAGCTTGAAGACATATATTTCCTTTGTTCTTCTTTTCGCTTTTGTTCTATCTTCTCATGTCTTGACCCATGAATTACTTCACG GGGACATGAATGATGAGAAAAGTGATCCGTTAAAAGATTTGACAAGTGATTCATCTGTGGGTTACAAACCAAATGGGCAATGGGGTATTACTATTGGGCCTGAGCCCAATGAGGAGTTTGATGATGAGGACTTCAGTTCCGGCGAATATAACAGTGGTCATCGTTATGGGCGTTATGGTGGCCGTGGTGGTTCGGGGAGGTATAATAATTATCCGAGAGGCGGCCGCCGCGGGGGCAGTGATTATGATGACGgttcagatgatgatgatgattatagtCGTCACCAAAGTGATTATAATCATCGGCGTTACAGAAGATATTCCATTGAATCAGTTCATCCTCAATCTTTAAATTCGCAAAATTCAg aaaTGATGATGAAGAACTACTACGACTTGGATGGAAATAAAATTAAGCATCGCAAAACGATTAGACCTTCAAAATTTGATTATGGGAGTAGCACCACAGATGAGGACGGTGTTAAAAAAGGTTATGAAGAAGTTGGTAAGAAGCCActgaattaa